A part of Chitinivorax tropicus genomic DNA contains:
- a CDS encoding glycosyltransferase: MKQQALVCFLWEKNIDVLRRHLQRFPDSVVLVYAPCTGQPSVAMQELVGSRLVDMGQLLTQADLPELQHALAHYEQQVETLGQSGAWLALCESLSLAATALTEAVIESARGHAAVGIQLLAALDKANHLFDIRLLLLNEDVTAAGRITVAWGKAHGVPSLLVQHGVQLSTAYTVHGTLFADVAAVFGGRGIEAYLDVGVAPERMFITGNPAWDAYPAWIEQRDSLRKQLCEKHGQDVDRPIVLFGTTWAANLSAMVDEAIYGETLRAFIRALPPLMAGGLRPQFVIKDRAANAHFGVERYQQIALEEGVDPAWLTYTTLDTEAWVVASDVVVAVDSNLTVEAMIAGTPAINLMNETGMLLGPSFDAETGVLEVEADELMQALAEVLTSESLRLGLRQQMAARLPHYNHRSEQCAAERVVELIARLGQFHAGEQRFVWQQYLDVEEIDATGYHEGARGDLVAMFTNTPQFVLDIGCAAGGTGRVLKQMYPQAKVWGIETNRAAAQVASTRLDKVLVGKFEEFDLEAEGIPKGSLDGVIVADVLEHMYNPWQVMETLRPYLSPTAQVIASIPNVRNLALMDDLAKGHWKYEALGLLDITHIRFFTYKEVERFFRETGYRLVRTTYGIDTRLKDVFEQHRDHCPTTLDTGKMVLRDVSHAELCELCSLQFYVVAVPSEAADSQPLALDAGQLPALRHQQLLKQHVLTVAEAEQFELRLEQWDHHPLFHVVVIVTPNTVEQLGQTIQSLAQQGYYRVRITILSGSSAPVDFVANEHIEWMQADGLVFDAINQLFAHSDADWLLALNAGDTVVSHSMLFVAEQAFQHPAWQLIYSDEDTIGGNSKPELPYFKPGFSPDYLRGYPYIGSLVWLSKPAFNRLLGFQTELAGAEWYDLQLRALAMFGTDAFGHVADILIHRWPVDRFDDLPTLQIVNANATALQNHLAATQTPAKLELGRVPGSYRLRYQLTDHPLVSIIIPTLDNLDYLRRCIETVLEHTDYPRYELIIIDTGSQEPEAMQYLQGLEALGSESVRVYTLPGPFNFSRLMNLASGEAQGEYLLFLNNDVAPLHDDWLSELMGYAIRPDIGVVGPRLLKPDGTVQQAGLTLGLLGAADTAFFGIPHDSDYGFGRAQLVQNVSAVSGSCLLIRKAVFQQVGGMNEDIALAYTDVDLCLRVRELGLLIVYTPYASLLHEGGATLKNIDLVGNIGPRLEADRKQLHLRWLPQLARDPYYNTNLSLNEYGCQIDTRPSLTWNPLSWKPLPRILAHPGDNQGCGHYRIIQPLSRAVDHGLIEATYSFSYFTPVEMERFEIDTWLLQRQLHPHQTDIIRQYKALHKCLLVFELDDLTTNLPAKSLHREHIPKDIRKWLREAVALCDRFVVSTEPLAEAYRDLSADIRVVKNAIDTRQWGHFQPRRGVSSKPRVGWAGGLSHTGDLEMIAGVVAALADEVDWVFMGMCPDKLRPHVKEFHPGVPIDRYPGALAGLNLDLALAPLEINHFNECKSNLRLLEYGILGFPVIATDIIPYQGDFPIKRVKNRDRDWIQAIREHLSDRQALAARGDALREYVLAHWTIEKHLENWMQAWFR; the protein is encoded by the coding sequence ATGAAGCAGCAGGCGCTGGTGTGTTTCCTGTGGGAAAAGAACATAGATGTGCTTCGTCGCCACCTGCAGCGTTTTCCCGATTCTGTCGTGCTGGTTTATGCGCCCTGTACTGGGCAGCCGTCAGTAGCGATGCAGGAGCTGGTGGGTAGTCGCTTGGTGGATATGGGGCAATTGCTGACGCAGGCAGATTTGCCCGAGTTGCAACATGCATTGGCTCACTATGAGCAACAAGTAGAGACACTTGGGCAAAGTGGTGCTTGGTTGGCGTTGTGCGAGTCTTTGTCGTTGGCAGCAACAGCGTTGACAGAGGCTGTGATTGAGTCAGCCAGAGGACATGCCGCAGTCGGCATTCAGTTGCTTGCCGCACTAGATAAAGCTAATCACCTATTTGATATACGCTTATTGTTGCTGAATGAAGATGTAACCGCTGCTGGTCGGATCACTGTAGCGTGGGGTAAAGCGCATGGCGTACCAAGCCTGCTCGTACAACATGGGGTGCAGCTTTCTACGGCCTACACAGTACATGGTACCTTGTTTGCAGATGTTGCAGCGGTGTTCGGTGGGCGAGGTATCGAGGCATACCTGGATGTAGGTGTGGCGCCGGAAAGGATGTTCATCACCGGCAATCCTGCATGGGATGCTTACCCTGCCTGGATCGAGCAAAGGGACTCACTGCGTAAACAGTTATGTGAGAAACATGGTCAAGATGTAGATCGACCGATTGTACTGTTCGGTACAACTTGGGCGGCCAATTTATCGGCCATGGTGGATGAGGCCATTTACGGTGAGACCCTCCGAGCATTCATCCGGGCCCTGCCACCTTTGATGGCTGGTGGATTACGACCACAGTTCGTGATTAAAGATCGGGCTGCCAACGCCCATTTTGGTGTTGAAAGGTATCAGCAAATTGCATTGGAAGAGGGGGTAGATCCAGCTTGGCTGACCTATACCACGCTGGATACCGAAGCTTGGGTTGTGGCAAGTGACGTTGTTGTCGCAGTCGATTCCAACCTCACTGTGGAGGCGATGATTGCGGGTACTCCGGCCATCAATTTAATGAATGAGACGGGCATGCTGTTAGGCCCGAGTTTTGATGCCGAGACCGGGGTGCTTGAGGTTGAGGCGGATGAATTGATGCAGGCTTTGGCAGAAGTGCTGACCAGCGAGAGTTTACGTCTTGGCCTGCGTCAACAGATGGCCGCCAGATTACCCCATTACAATCATCGCAGCGAGCAGTGTGCTGCGGAGCGTGTCGTAGAACTGATTGCTCGACTTGGGCAATTTCATGCTGGTGAGCAGCGTTTCGTCTGGCAGCAATATCTGGATGTCGAGGAGATCGACGCAACCGGCTATCACGAGGGGGCACGGGGTGACTTGGTGGCCATGTTCACCAACACCCCACAATTCGTGCTCGATATTGGTTGCGCTGCCGGAGGCACGGGGCGGGTGCTCAAGCAGATGTATCCACAGGCCAAGGTGTGGGGGATTGAGACCAATCGCGCTGCCGCACAGGTGGCCTCAACCCGGCTCGACAAGGTGCTGGTGGGCAAATTCGAGGAATTCGACCTGGAGGCGGAGGGCATTCCCAAAGGTAGCCTGGATGGCGTGATCGTCGCGGATGTGTTGGAGCACATGTATAACCCGTGGCAGGTGATGGAGACCTTGCGGCCCTACCTGTCGCCAACTGCGCAAGTGATCGCCAGCATTCCCAATGTGCGCAATCTTGCGCTGATGGACGATCTTGCAAAGGGCCACTGGAAATACGAAGCGTTAGGTTTGCTGGATATCACTCATATCCGCTTCTTTACGTACAAAGAAGTCGAGCGGTTCTTCCGCGAAACAGGTTATCGCTTGGTACGGACCACCTATGGTATCGATACCCGACTGAAGGATGTGTTTGAGCAACATCGAGATCATTGCCCAACGACATTGGATACGGGCAAGATGGTGTTGCGTGATGTCAGCCATGCGGAGCTTTGTGAGCTGTGCAGCTTGCAATTCTATGTGGTGGCAGTGCCGTCGGAGGCGGCTGACAGCCAACCTTTGGCATTGGACGCGGGCCAATTGCCGGCATTGCGTCATCAGCAGTTGTTGAAACAACACGTCTTGACGGTAGCCGAAGCAGAACAATTCGAATTGCGGCTTGAGCAATGGGATCACCATCCATTATTCCATGTGGTGGTCATTGTCACGCCCAATACTGTCGAGCAATTGGGGCAGACCATCCAATCGCTCGCGCAACAAGGTTATTACCGGGTGCGGATCACCATCTTGTCAGGCAGCTCTGCACCGGTTGATTTCGTTGCCAATGAGCACATTGAATGGATGCAGGCCGATGGGCTGGTGTTCGATGCGATCAACCAATTGTTTGCCCATTCCGACGCGGATTGGCTGCTGGCGCTCAATGCAGGCGATACCGTGGTGTCTCACAGCATGCTGTTCGTGGCTGAGCAAGCCTTCCAGCATCCGGCCTGGCAGTTGATCTACAGTGATGAAGATACCATCGGAGGCAATAGCAAGCCCGAGCTGCCTTATTTCAAACCGGGCTTCAGCCCTGATTACCTGCGCGGCTACCCCTACATCGGGTCGCTGGTATGGTTGTCCAAGCCGGCCTTCAATCGCCTGTTGGGCTTCCAGACGGAGCTGGCCGGGGCCGAGTGGTATGACCTGCAGTTACGTGCCCTGGCCATGTTCGGCACCGATGCATTTGGTCATGTCGCGGACATCCTGATACACCGCTGGCCGGTTGACCGTTTCGATGATCTGCCCACGCTGCAGATCGTCAACGCCAATGCTACCGCGTTGCAGAACCACCTCGCTGCCACCCAGACCCCAGCAAAATTGGAGCTGGGCAGAGTGCCGGGCAGCTATCGGCTACGATATCAATTGACTGACCATCCATTGGTTTCCATCATCATCCCCACGCTGGACAATCTGGACTACCTGCGGCGTTGTATCGAAACAGTGTTGGAGCACACGGACTACCCGCGCTATGAGTTGATCATCATCGATACTGGCAGCCAAGAGCCGGAGGCAATGCAATATCTGCAGGGGCTGGAGGCACTCGGTTCGGAGAGTGTGCGGGTCTACACGCTGCCAGGCCCGTTCAATTTCTCAAGATTGATGAATCTGGCCAGTGGTGAAGCGCAAGGTGAATATCTGCTGTTTCTGAACAACGATGTGGCCCCGTTGCATGACGACTGGCTCAGTGAGCTGATGGGTTATGCAATCCGACCAGACATCGGTGTGGTCGGGCCGCGTCTGCTCAAGCCTGACGGCACGGTGCAACAGGCTGGTTTGACTTTGGGCCTGTTAGGGGCGGCAGATACAGCATTTTTCGGCATACCGCATGATTCAGACTACGGTTTTGGTCGTGCACAATTGGTGCAGAATGTGTCGGCGGTGTCGGGCTCCTGCCTGTTGATCCGTAAAGCGGTCTTTCAACAGGTGGGGGGCATGAATGAAGATATTGCCCTTGCCTATACTGATGTGGATCTCTGCCTTCGGGTGCGCGAACTAGGCTTGCTGATTGTCTATACTCCGTATGCCAGCTTGCTGCATGAGGGTGGCGCCACGTTGAAGAATATCGATCTGGTCGGCAATATCGGCCCGCGACTGGAGGCGGATCGCAAGCAACTGCATTTGCGCTGGTTACCCCAGTTGGCCCGTGACCCATACTACAACACCAACTTGTCGTTGAACGAGTACGGCTGCCAGATTGACACCCGGCCAAGTTTGACCTGGAACCCCCTGTCCTGGAAGCCGTTGCCACGTATTCTGGCCCACCCAGGGGACAATCAGGGTTGTGGTCATTATCGCATCATCCAGCCGCTCAGCAGGGCGGTGGATCATGGTTTGATCGAAGCGACCTATTCCTTCTCTTATTTCACGCCGGTCGAGATGGAGCGTTTTGAAATCGATACCTGGTTGTTACAGCGGCAGCTGCATCCTCACCAGACCGATATCATTCGACAATACAAGGCACTACATAAGTGTTTGCTGGTGTTCGAGCTGGATGACCTGACCACCAATCTGCCGGCGAAGAGCTTGCACCGTGAACACATTCCAAAAGATATTCGTAAGTGGTTGCGTGAGGCAGTTGCGTTGTGCGATCGCTTCGTGGTCTCGACTGAGCCTTTGGCTGAAGCCTATCGAGACCTGAGTGCAGATATCCGCGTGGTAAAAAATGCTATCGATACCCGGCAATGGGGACACTTCCAGCCTCGACGGGGCGTGTCGAGCAAGCCTCGGGTTGGTTGGGCCGGGGGCCTCAGCCATACGGGCGACTTGGAAATGATCGCAGGCGTCGTGGCAGCGCTGGCTGACGAAGTGGACTGGGTCTTCATGGGGATGTGCCCGGATAAGCTCCGGCCTCATGTCAAGGAATTCCACCCCGGCGTGCCGATCGATCGTTATCCTGGTGCGCTGGCGGGCTTGAATCTGGATCTGGCACTTGCGCCATTGGAGATCAATCATTTCAATGAATGCAAGAGCAATCTCCGCCTATTGGAATATGGCATCTTGGGCTTCCCGGTGATTGCGACCGATATCATTCCTTACCAGGGGGATTTCCCCATTAAGCGGGTGAAGAACCGTGACCGAGACTGGATACAGGCCATTCGCGAACACCTGTCGGACAGGCAGGCGCTGGCTGCGCGCGGGGATGCTTTACGGGAGTATGTGTTGGCACACTGGACCATTGAGAAACATCTGGAAAACTGGATGCAAGCCTGGTTCAGATAA
- a CDS encoding class I SAM-dependent methyltransferase, protein MANVDRLINWKTDAWKDPQMVAWYSRRMVENTGTNRLNNDLEISLIAQYAVGESLLDVGVGTGRASLPLAQAGRQVTGVDSSQAMLDETRRLAGQTPITLIPGDVLDLPVASQSFDTVCALNVLTHFPHWREILKHWADKVKPGGRLVFDVYSLDHLRVAMGQPLTEADILPSEGDESAISRFNLRIAVDDLVSVADEMGLCVIAVVPYRGFFGSTDTNRLLAPWLDGQQRWERLLSWLALDDRMFAFARFLEHHFIAPLTSVVSGKMMVVLEQRPDSKANASWLARNDEINRVLLAEQQLTVVQLAQYLPAEMEVIRTELATHLTSLRNQILLYRLIKPLLAQSRRFDLMALLPEMIFNRYVDWFRRELQDQRATRVARHWSECMVNPGATQFEGVNLAVATEYSLTERVLTEHLGCFTGERT, encoded by the coding sequence ATGGCGAATGTGGATCGGCTGATCAATTGGAAGACCGATGCCTGGAAAGACCCGCAAATGGTGGCGTGGTATTCGCGTCGCATGGTCGAAAATACGGGCACCAATCGGTTGAATAACGATTTGGAAATTAGCTTGATAGCCCAGTATGCAGTGGGTGAGTCTTTACTTGATGTTGGGGTTGGTACTGGCCGTGCTTCCTTGCCGTTGGCACAGGCCGGCAGGCAGGTGACCGGTGTGGATAGCTCCCAGGCCATGCTTGATGAAACCCGACGGTTGGCCGGACAGACACCGATTACTTTGATTCCTGGAGATGTACTTGATCTGCCGGTGGCAAGTCAATCGTTCGATACTGTATGTGCATTGAATGTTCTGACTCATTTCCCGCATTGGCGAGAAATCTTGAAACACTGGGCCGACAAGGTAAAGCCTGGTGGTCGATTGGTATTTGATGTGTATTCACTGGATCATTTGCGCGTGGCCATGGGGCAGCCACTGACAGAAGCAGATATATTGCCTTCTGAGGGTGATGAAAGTGCAATCTCCCGCTTCAATTTACGGATTGCGGTGGATGATTTAGTGTCCGTCGCGGATGAAATGGGTTTGTGTGTCATTGCAGTCGTCCCGTATCGAGGTTTTTTTGGATCGACAGATACCAACCGGCTATTGGCCCCCTGGCTGGATGGACAGCAGCGTTGGGAAAGGCTGCTGTCCTGGTTGGCGTTGGATGACAGGATGTTCGCATTTGCCCGTTTTCTGGAGCATCACTTTATCGCACCGTTGACGAGTGTGGTATCTGGCAAGATGATGGTCGTATTGGAGCAACGGCCAGATAGCAAGGCGAATGCAAGCTGGCTGGCACGAAATGATGAAATCAATCGTGTGCTGCTAGCGGAGCAACAGCTGACAGTTGTCCAATTGGCTCAATATCTGCCTGCTGAAATGGAAGTTATCCGTACAGAATTGGCCACCCATCTGACATCCTTACGCAATCAGATTTTGTTGTATCGACTCATCAAGCCCTTATTGGCGCAAAGCCGTCGTTTTGATCTGATGGCCCTATTGCCTGAGATGATCTTCAATCGTTATGTCGATTGGTTCCGGCGTGAATTGCAAGATCAAAGGGCTACCCGTGTTGCCCGGCATTGGTCCGAATGCATGGTCAACCCAGGCGCGACTCAGTTTGAAGGTGTTAATTTGGCTGTCGCTACCGAATACTCTTTGACAGAGCGTGTCCTGACTGAGCATCTTGGTTGTTTCACAGGAGAGCGCACATGA
- the pseI gene encoding pseudaminic acid synthase, with the protein MSNRSFSIGGRRIGIDQPPFIIAEMSGNHNQSLDRALAIVVAAAKAGAHALKLQTYTADTMTLDCQEPGFTIDDPHSLWAGRTLYSLYDEAHTPWDWHRPIMARCHELGMLCFSTPFDDTAVDFLESLHVPCYKIASFENTDLPLIRRVAATGKPMIISTGMATVAELDETVRAARQAGCQNLVLLKCTSTYPATPAYSHVRTIPHMRELFGCEVGLSDHTMGVGAAVAAVALGATVIEKHFTLNRADGGVDSAFSMEPAELQSLVVETERAWQSLGHITYGVGEVEQKSLAFRRSLYVVEAIEPGETLTARNVRAIRPGFGLPPKFLEQVIGRTAKVPIQRGTPLSWDLLA; encoded by the coding sequence ATGTCCAACCGTTCATTTTCGATTGGTGGGCGCAGGATCGGGATAGACCAACCACCTTTCATCATTGCCGAGATGTCGGGCAATCACAATCAATCACTTGATCGGGCCTTGGCAATTGTGGTTGCCGCTGCCAAAGCCGGTGCACACGCACTGAAACTGCAGACCTATACCGCCGACACCATGACGCTGGACTGCCAGGAGCCTGGTTTCACCATTGATGATCCCCATAGTCTCTGGGCGGGGCGTACTTTGTACTCGTTATACGATGAGGCTCATACGCCCTGGGACTGGCACCGCCCAATCATGGCGCGCTGCCACGAGCTGGGTATGCTGTGTTTCAGTACACCCTTTGATGATACAGCAGTCGATTTTCTGGAGTCGCTGCATGTCCCTTGCTACAAGATAGCCTCATTCGAAAACACAGATCTCCCCCTGATTCGCAGGGTGGCAGCAACGGGTAAGCCGATGATCATCTCAACCGGCATGGCGACTGTGGCTGAATTGGATGAGACTGTTCGAGCCGCACGTCAAGCAGGGTGCCAAAATCTGGTGTTGCTGAAGTGTACCAGTACCTACCCAGCTACGCCGGCGTATTCCCATGTGCGAACCATTCCTCACATGCGTGAGTTATTTGGCTGTGAGGTTGGTCTGTCAGACCATACCATGGGTGTCGGGGCGGCTGTAGCTGCGGTGGCACTGGGTGCAACGGTGATAGAGAAACACTTTACCTTGAACCGAGCTGATGGGGGCGTGGATTCTGCATTTTCAATGGAGCCCGCGGAGCTTCAGTCCTTGGTCGTCGAAACAGAACGTGCCTGGCAGTCGCTCGGTCACATTACCTATGGTGTGGGTGAAGTAGAGCAAAAATCGCTGGCGTTCCGACGTTCGCTTTATGTAGTGGAAGCTATTGAACCTGGTGAAACGCTGACAGCCCGCAATGTTCGCGCAATCCGCCCAGGGTTTGGCTTACCTCCCAAATTTTTGGAGCAGGTGATCGGGCGAACCGCCAAAGTGCCCATCCAGCGCGGCACGCCGCTGAGTTGGGACTTGCTGGCCTAG
- the pseG gene encoding UDP-2,4-diacetamido-2,4,6-trideoxy-beta-L-altropyranose hydrolase gives MRCLTLADALSTRGLKILFLCVEAPEHLLTMIRVKGYRTKALASSATDLEDAQHTIDALKGEAVEWLVVDQYHLGQAWHLAVRSVAQYLLVIDDLANRMLDADILLDQNDFEDRASRYCGLVDPACLCLLGPRYALLQPAFGPLHAQPAQLVDPPSVLVSFGGSDPARLTLPVVQALLSGLPVDVQFDVVVGALCEDAHALQQLALIQPRVRCHIATTQMATLMTKATIFVGAGGATTWERVCLRLPSIIVAVAPNQEAFNEELAMQGAQCYLGPVHMLDLPTIVSSSALLLGNSAWRQSMKRQLASKQVDGLGAQRVASAMLTFNHAAAIQLRPACMDDAVDLHTWRNHPTVRQFAGDDQEIPFATHIRWLNTALVDKDCALLIASDDAGVLGVLRFDRTRSEATISIYLVPDRIGQGLGKHLLIAGERWLQTHWSDVSRLKANVRVDNLRSAKLFETAGYQATSQHFIKRLGG, from the coding sequence ATGCGATGCCTGACATTGGCTGATGCATTATCGACTCGTGGATTGAAAATTCTGTTTTTATGTGTCGAAGCGCCAGAACATCTATTGACGATGATTCGGGTGAAGGGCTATCGAACCAAGGCCTTAGCATCGTCAGCAACAGACCTTGAAGATGCCCAGCATACAATCGATGCATTGAAGGGCGAAGCTGTCGAGTGGTTGGTGGTGGATCAATATCATCTGGGCCAGGCTTGGCATCTGGCAGTACGATCTGTAGCGCAATATTTGTTGGTGATTGATGACCTCGCCAATCGTATGCTGGATGCAGATATTCTGCTGGATCAGAATGACTTTGAAGACCGTGCAAGCCGGTATTGTGGGCTGGTTGATCCGGCATGCCTATGTCTGCTTGGGCCTCGGTATGCCTTGTTACAACCTGCTTTTGGGCCGTTACATGCTCAGCCAGCGCAGTTGGTCGATCCGCCAAGCGTATTGGTCAGTTTTGGTGGTAGCGACCCTGCGCGGCTGACGCTTCCAGTTGTGCAAGCCCTGTTGTCTGGTTTGCCAGTGGATGTCCAATTTGATGTGGTGGTGGGTGCCTTGTGTGAAGATGCCCACGCACTTCAGCAACTGGCGCTGATTCAGCCACGGGTACGATGTCACATCGCAACTACTCAGATGGCGACCTTGATGACAAAGGCTACCATTTTCGTTGGAGCGGGGGGGGCCACAACCTGGGAGCGGGTCTGTCTGCGGTTACCGTCGATCATTGTTGCGGTAGCACCCAATCAAGAGGCCTTTAACGAAGAATTGGCCATGCAAGGCGCACAATGTTACTTAGGGCCGGTGCATATGCTTGATCTGCCAACCATAGTCAGCAGTAGTGCATTGTTGTTGGGGAATTCTGCTTGGCGCCAATCTATGAAGCGTCAGTTGGCAAGTAAGCAGGTGGATGGGTTAGGTGCGCAACGAGTTGCCAGCGCGATGCTTACATTCAATCATGCTGCAGCGATTCAGTTGCGCCCTGCCTGCATGGATGATGCTGTGGATTTGCACACCTGGCGCAATCATCCCACCGTTCGTCAATTTGCGGGGGATGATCAAGAAATTCCTTTTGCAACCCACATTCGATGGCTAAATACTGCCTTGGTAGACAAGGATTGCGCATTGTTGATTGCATCGGATGATGCAGGGGTGTTAGGCGTGCTGAGATTTGATCGCACTCGTTCAGAGGCTACTATATCTATCTATCTGGTGCCAGACCGAATTGGTCAGGGGCTGGGAAAGCACTTGCTAATAGCGGGTGAGCGTTGGCTGCAAACTCACTGGTCTGATGTGTCCAGACTAAAGGCAAATGTGCGTGTGGATAATCTGCGCTCGGCCAAGCTATTCGAAACCGCAGGATATCAAGCCACATCGCAGCACTTTATCAAGCGACTGGGGGGCTGA
- a CDS encoding cytidylyltransferase domain-containing protein codes for MATLTLIPAKGCSTRLPRKNILPLGGKPLLAWAAEAARRAGVCGRIIISTEDEAVAAVAREYGIDVPFLRPAELGCDPAGVVQVALHALQTLRTQGEEYKRMIILLPTSPFRTASDIAEAVALFDTKQAKFLLSVSAFDHTPFAAMKLEDGVVSPWFPEYFGRKSQEMPSAFRPNGAIHVLDVAAFEAAGSYFGQPLYAYEMPWPRSLDIDTVADLQMAEAVLAAGLVSWPV; via the coding sequence ATGGCCACATTGACACTGATTCCAGCAAAAGGCTGTTCCACCCGCTTGCCCCGGAAAAATATCCTGCCTTTGGGCGGAAAGCCGCTATTGGCCTGGGCCGCTGAGGCTGCACGGCGGGCAGGTGTTTGTGGGCGCATTATCATATCGACAGAAGATGAGGCGGTTGCAGCTGTTGCGCGTGAATATGGGATCGATGTGCCATTTTTACGACCTGCTGAATTAGGTTGTGATCCAGCGGGCGTTGTACAAGTCGCCTTGCACGCTTTGCAGACACTGCGCACACAAGGTGAGGAATACAAGCGCATGATCATCTTGCTGCCCACCAGCCCTTTTCGCACAGCCAGCGATATTGCAGAAGCTGTCGCCTTGTTTGATACCAAACAAGCCAAATTTTTGCTGAGTGTGTCTGCTTTTGATCACACGCCGTTTGCTGCAATGAAGCTGGAGGACGGGGTGGTGTCTCCCTGGTTTCCTGAGTATTTTGGGCGAAAGTCGCAGGAGATGCCTTCAGCGTTTCGCCCGAATGGGGCGATTCACGTGCTGGATGTGGCCGCGTTTGAAGCAGCGGGTAGCTATTTTGGCCAGCCCTTATATGCCTATGAAATGCCCTGGCCTCGATCGCTGGATATTGATACGGTGGCCGATTTGCAGATGGCTGAAGCGGTACTGGCGGCTGGGTTGGTATCGTGGCCAGTTTGA
- a CDS encoding N-acetyl sugar amidotransferase — MRYCARCLYPENAKPTIIFDEDGVCSGCRYHESRGRLEVDWEERLAMLEQILEEARRMARARGNCHDCIIPVSGGKDSHYQVWLLKKKYGMNPLLVTFNHVYNSPAGLRNLSNLVEKSGCDLIRYTAGVDAVRRLSRFMLQTVGDLTWHYHAGIRTFPFQVAVKYNIPLIVWGEHGFAELTGIVSLEDFVEFTRWTRKEHDMRGYEPHDLIGKGGITLHDVAPYIYPTDEEIEKTEVRGIYLSNFVDWNAKEHAELMIREWDFAPVAYERDRSFNLHAKIEDHANDVHDYLKYLKFGYGRATDDASMEIRHGRLTREEGIAQVAHYDHREPKTLDTYCEFLGVRKSEFYSLVDHQRDARIWSRDAGGGWAPLDAVTRHAIGPEEEKQRVRQVADRTFSEANRHLYYNLANPPKATGNPVLDQQSLKFTAL, encoded by the coding sequence ATGCGGTATTGCGCACGGTGCCTTTATCCGGAGAATGCCAAGCCCACCATTATTTTTGATGAAGATGGGGTTTGTAGTGGTTGTCGCTACCACGAAAGCCGCGGTCGACTGGAGGTGGACTGGGAAGAACGATTGGCCATGCTTGAGCAGATTTTGGAAGAAGCTCGACGTATGGCGCGTGCACGCGGCAATTGCCATGATTGCATCATTCCTGTTTCTGGCGGTAAGGATTCGCACTACCAGGTATGGTTGCTGAAAAAGAAATATGGCATGAACCCCTTGTTGGTGACTTTCAATCATGTCTACAACTCGCCTGCTGGCTTACGTAATCTGTCCAATCTGGTAGAGAAGTCCGGCTGTGATTTGATCCGTTACACCGCCGGTGTGGATGCAGTCAGGCGGTTGTCCCGGTTTATGTTGCAGACAGTCGGAGATTTGACATGGCATTACCATGCCGGTATCCGCACTTTTCCGTTTCAAGTGGCAGTCAAGTACAACATACCGCTAATTGTCTGGGGTGAGCACGGTTTTGCCGAATTGACTGGTATCGTGTCATTGGAGGACTTTGTCGAATTCACCCGCTGGACGCGTAAAGAACATGATATGCGCGGATATGAACCCCATGATCTGATCGGAAAGGGTGGAATTACATTACATGATGTGGCGCCATACATCTACCCAACTGACGAAGAGATAGAGAAGACTGAGGTTCGTGGTATCTATTTATCCAATTTTGTGGATTGGAATGCCAAGGAGCATGCGGAGCTGATGATTCGTGAATGGGACTTTGCACCGGTTGCCTATGAGCGTGATCGTAGCTTCAATCTACATGCCAAGATCGAAGATCACGCAAATGACGTACATGATTACCTGAAATATCTGAAATTCGGATATGGCCGAGCTACCGATGATGCCAGCATGGAAATTCGTCATGGCCGGTTGACAAGGGAGGAAGGTATAGCACAAGTCGCACACTACGATCACCGCGAGCCGAAAACACTGGATACCTATTGTGAATTCTTGGGGGTTCGCAAATCTGAGTTTTATTCGCTGGTCGATCATCAACGGGACGCACGCATTTGGTCGCGTGATGCGGGTGGGGGCTGGGCACCATTGGACGCAGTTACTCGACATGCTATTGGCCCTGAAGAGGAAAAACAGCGTGTCAGGCAGGTCGCGGACCGGACCTTCTCAGAAGCCAATCGTCACTTGTACTACAACCTTGCTAATCCACCGAAGGCAACAGGTAATCCGGTGCTTGATCAGCAGAGTTTGAAGTTCACAGCGTTGTGA